Part of the Triticum aestivum cultivar Chinese Spring chromosome 4D, IWGSC CS RefSeq v2.1, whole genome shotgun sequence genome is shown below.
TGGCAGCCtgcccccctttcctccccccatGTCCATATATGGAAGGGGCGCAGCTAGGGAggccctagggctggccgccggcccTTTGGGGGCGCCCTAGGGCTGCCTCCTctcccccctccacctatatatatgagaggagggagaggggcaacacataCCACGATTCCCatgccgtgtgcggcgcccctctcccacTAGTTTGTCCTCGCTCATAATTTTCGTAGTGCtcagcgaagccctgcggagatagttgcaccacctccgtcaccatgccgtcgtgctgccggaactcatctactactccgcccgtcttgctggatgaagaaggcgaggacgtcatcaagctgaatgtgtgctgaacgcggaggtgccgtacgttcggtacttgatcggttggatcatgaaggtgcacgactacatcaaccgtgttgataatcGCTTTCACtaaacggtctatgagggtacgtagacatactctcccatCTCATAGCTATGCatttccatggatagatcttgcgtgtgtgtagaatttttttgttttccatgcaacgttcctcAACACGCAGCCCACTACACCCATCTACCCTAACCCTCTCGCCGGAGCCGTCTGATCTCGATCTGATGGTTCGAAACTGACCCAAATCAACTTCCCTGCCTATTTAAGCAACACCTACCCTTCCATTAGTGGCTAACCCTAAAGCCTAGCCAGACAAACTCCCTCCAATCTCGAGCACGCCGCCGCCCACCTGGTCCCCTCCTTGATTTCCCCTCCTGTCCAATCCAACCAGATCCAATGCAGAAACCTCCACCTGCTATGAGCCGTCGGATCGAGGATCCAACGACCCAGATTGCCCCCAAGCCCCAGGCTCGCACCGCCCCATCCCTGTAGCCTCCTCCTTGCTCGATCCTGAGCAGGAGAGCCGCCCCGCCGGCCAGCTAGGCCACCGGAGTCCCAACCTCGCGTCGCCTGCGCCCCtgcccttctcctccttcctttccttcttccATTCCTAACCTCTCGGCTCTTCCTCTCTCCCCTTCGCAGGAACCTCCCTGACGCCATGAACTCCGTCGCGCCGTCAACCTCACGGGGCCCATCGCCCTCGTTCGCCGCCAGATCCGGGGACGCCATGCTCGGATCCATCCGTTCCCGGCTTCAACGATCCTACCGCCGCCTGCTAGCCGGAGATCGAGTGCGCCGCGTCCTGTTCATCCCTGCATCGCGCCGCAAGCTAAGTCCTCGTCCTCCCCGATGTTCCGCCGCCCGTTCCCGGCCTCCCCCATGTACAGCTCGTCGTCTGCAGCCTTCATTCGCGCCCCTGCCTCACCACGGACGCGCCTCCCCTGTGTCGCGTGCTTCGCGGGAGCCCGCCTGCGACCTCCTCTGCTTCGAGCCCCGTCCTGCATCGAGCGAACGCTCGTCCTCGAGCGTTGACTGCCAGCTTGCCTCCACCTCCTCACCGATGGCCCAAGGCCCAACTTGAGAAACTCCCCCAGCCCAGTTCCCCAGTTCAATTCAGTTTCAGCCCGATGCGTTTTTTTCCCTGTTGCGAATTTACTTATTGTCTGGAGaaaacagttttacagaaaaaccctccatgttcatgcattaataattcACAAACCaggcatcggattaaaatgttttatatatgtaaaatgcttagaatttcatgtagtttcgtaatatgcaactttcatccatgttaaaaatgtttaaaatgctgtttgcatttaattttttaaatgacatgttaaaatggtttatttcataactaaataattgtagctccgaattaaataaactttatatgtaaacggtctagaaaaatgcatagattaacatggtgcacttattctgcatgtttaacaactctcaAATATGGTTTAgagcagaacagtagcaaattcgaaaaTGGCTTTTGGGGCGacttggaaatttataatatccggttgtagagaacttgacactaaacttcaaataaaatacaccgacagtgtgtgtaaccgtgaccgtctcttttcgagGGAGTTCGGAAGataacatggtggggttatgtttgactcgtaagtagttcaagatcacttattgatcattactagctgcgaccgttatgcgtagttactcttcttattcttgtactcgtaagttgaccaccatacaaatgcttaatgcttgctgcaacctcaccacttatccattccttactCATTAAACTTTGTTAGTTTTGATacacatggtaatgggattgctgagtcctagtgactcacagattactacaacaacagttgcaggtacaggtaatgtgatgatctgatgtgagagcgatgcttgcttgttttggagttcttctgatTCTTCTTCCTCGATCAAAGTATAGGTTTCAGGTTGGGAGCCTgagattagcagggtggatgtcgttcttctttttcgtttgatttcatccgtagtcggatcctgctcttctatatgatgattgctatgtattgatgtattgatgtattcgtgttgtagcttgtggcgagtgtaagcctttatcttgtattctcatctaacccgtacatggtatgttgtaatgatattcactttgctatgcgctcgaaatgcggttgtgccctaatcatgaattcatcacgtgattgggatagaatcccATCTTGGGCGCTACAGACGGATCCTTCAGGCGCGCACACTCCGGTGTGAGATGGCGGCCTTAGACATAGGCTTCTCGCCGCACGACAGGCTCTAGTCTAAGTCGACCATGGCATCGCATTAGACAAGGCGGCAATAGCTCCCAGCATGGAGCGCACGATGACGACGACACCACAATCATGGCATTCGACCTCGGCGTGAGTTGGCCAATGGCCATCATGCCCTGCCAGCTCCCCTGCTCTGGATTGACGCCCACAGTAGCAAGGCGGCCGATCCCATGGCGGTGGCACGTGGGGGCAGAGAAGGATGGCGTGGCAGAGGAAGCACCCAGCAGAGGGGTAACCCTGACCGAGCTTGGAAGGAACAAAGAAGGCGATTGCGCGAGGGGGCAGCGAGGGAGGGCGTGGCAGAGGAAGCACACAATGAAGGGGAGTCCCTAGCCGGGTTTGCGAGGAACAAAGAAGGGGATTGATGTGAGAGAGGCATGGGCTGTCGCACGGTTAGATGATCTGGGAACGGGAATCACACAAGAAAAAACCCGGAGGCAAACAGAAAAAAAAAGCACGAATGAAGAGGGAGCGGAAGGCCAGAGCGACATGAGAGGAAACCTTATTCATTTCAGTTTTTATTAGCGAGAGAGAAAAAACCAAGATGATGCAATGGTGGGAGGTGAGGAAAGACTACCAACTCCTCTTTTTGTATTCCTAATTTTTTTGAGGGGTTTTATATTCCTAAATAAAACTCCCCTTTAGAAGCTATGGTTGGAGAGATTACAAGTTGGGCAGTGATagcgaaccaatctgtggttggatggttatgtGAACAATGGTATCCCGGGCCCATCACGGTTCAAgaactggtgctcgcatttattctggatttattttaggatttccggtGATACGCATTCagtaggaggagacgttcccgtccaCTACGAGGTGTCTACGATGACTTTGTAAAATCTAagtgatatgccggctcagtctctcggaggtgctcataggataTGGTGGTCATGCGTGTATTTATAAGGATGAGTATATGCACGTATATACGAGCACTTGTGTCTGAACTGATGTAAAAAAAAGTTGGGCAGCAATCCAGACGCATATTGTTGGTGTGATAAAAGGGAGGTGCGTCCATAAAAAAAAGGGAGGTGCGCACCCCACTGATCCTATGCATTTTCTGCTAAAGCTGATAAAGTAAACACAAGTAATATAAAAAGGGAGTAGAAGACTATTTACACACGTTCCAAAACATACAAAATGGCTGGTGGAAAGAAAGAACGATACACCAAGGATGACTTGGAAACTACACTTGATAAAATAATGATTAACAATCACAGGGCAGTTCTTCCCGGCATTGAGGCATGGTAGTAAATGCAAAATAACAACAATCGGAGGACTTCCATTCCCCACTGTGGCATAGGAGAACATGAACCGACAACCATAGCTTCTGATTTGCATAATATGATCTGATAGTTTCTTTACGGCGCATAAACACACACCAGTTAGATTCCAGCTGCAGCGCAACAGCTTGCAGCTAGAGAAGCCTGAGATGCCCAGTATCATTTAGCCTCTTTATTCGCCACCCAGTTCTAAGCGAATGTTCAAGAACAGTGACAGATGAATCGTCTATACATATCCTCTGAGACATCACAGGGTTGCAGTCCAGCAAGCCCGCAAGGAGACATCGAATGGGGATTGCATGGCTGAAAATTGCAATAGAGGTTGTAGAGCTCCCCAGACTTGTTTCGTGAAGGTGATACCTTTGGTTTATGTCTTTCACGGAGAACTCATCCTCGGTATCATTGTCAACCGAAGTGACAAACTGGAGACGGCTTTTACCAGATTTCTTCCTTTGGAGGCTATGCCGATTGAGCCTGTAAAGCAAATCCCAAGATGGGCCATCTTGGACGGAATTGGTGGAGCTCTGCCGAGATAAACCCTTTGCGTCATTTTGTTGTGATTGTGTATCCCCCATTGCCACCTTTTCTGGTAACCTTATGATTGTTCGGTTCAGGAACTCCATCATCCTGAACTGCACCTGCCTGAGTGACTCTCCTGAAGGTGCTGAGAAATCAGGCTGGGTGCTGTCCATCAGATTAACCATTTCTGGGGTATAAATTTCTGATTTTGGACAGCCCTCCCACTGACCATGACTCATCTCAGTCAAAGCATCAGATACTTGGATCTGCTCCTCTGGGAAATCAAGTTCCTGCATACAAACAGTTTCATACGTCAAACCTGTTGGGGCAAAAGCCTGATTGGAGAAGATACTTTAGAAGTTGAAGGTCATGAGATATGCTAACATGCACAAACACAGTATGGATAATCATATCATATATAATACCGATCCCTCTCAAAATGTATTTTTGTCACATTTGTGTTACCATGAATGAGAAACTAAACTAGCATTTAACGGGCCAATAGAAAGCTAATACCGAGTTCAATACTTTGAAGACTAAACGGGAACACATTGCCATCATGTTCTGGATAAATTTCAGGAAACAACAAACTTTTTGCATCTAGGAGTACGAGCATCAGAATATGATGGCTCTTATTGTTCACCTTTACAACTAATCCATGTTGTTGCGGCCAAAAAGGACAACACCTTCAAATGGAACAGATGTTCTACGAGCATGCAATAATGCACACCTATTAAAGCCAATAAATTCCATTATACATTCATGATGTGTTGCCTTCATTGAAATACCAAAGGACTGTTCTTTAGGCTGAACAGTGAATTGTTCCACCATAAAAAGAAGACACCAATCTCATAGTACTTAAGATGGTACTTCTCACACAGCATGAATCTATCTTAAAAATTGGGTTTTACTACAACAATGTGGAATACATAGCAAAGCATTTACAAGCAGACTACAATATTCTAAAATCTACTGCAAGCCAAAGACTTAGTAAATGCTTAAAATTGCTTTCAGGTCCATTGCAAGCCAAAGACAGGACAATAAGCAAGCACAGCGCAAGAGTAGAATTATACAACAAAGGCCAAGAACGGCTCACCCGGCAGACAAGTTCAGCAGTAGCGCGGGAACGGTCGAGGGGCGACGTCCACGCAGCGGCCAGCTGCGAACCACGGGAGCGCAGGAACACTGACAGCGCGCGCGCCTGTCGCTCCCCGCGCGCCGTGAGGGCCACTGCCGGCCATCGCCCACCAACCAGGTCGGGTCGCATCGCGAACGCACATTCCCCGTGGCTAACTATTACCACCTCCAGCAGCGCCTCCGTCCTCCCCTGCTGCGGGAGGTGCTGGTGCAGCGATGGTGGGGGAAGGAGCACGTGGCAGGGGTCCCAGACCTTGATGTTGGGGCCGAGGAGGCGTGGAGTGCCCGTTACGGATGGCTGTGGCGAGAGCGGCGAGTCGGCGGCTCGGCAGGGGAGCACCTCGGGCTCCTGCTCCAGCACCTTGGACGCAGATGCCGGTGGAGCCGGCGCTTGGGCGGGAGGGGGCGGGGCCGAGGGCTCCGAGGCTGAGGCAGTCGATGGATCATCGTCGCCTTCGTCGGCCGCGGTAGAGATGGAGGAGTGGGAGGAATGTGCAGAGCCCATTGTGCGCGGCCGTGGTGGGCGGCGAGATCTGACCTGGAGGTGGGATGGGTGCGAAGTGGGGAGAGTGAATAGGAGCAAGGGCATCTCCGTCGCAGTCCATCAAAAAGCGTGTAAACATCCGCCCATCGGAACCCAGAATCATAACGCTAATGGGGTGAACAAACGAACCGGGAAAGAAGGTGGGACCTCTCCCCCTCTCGCGACCGCGTCGCCCCCACGGGCGACCGGTCGCGCCCCGATTCCCCTTCCGCcagctctccctctctcccccctccccgccgccgtcgccggcgttcGCCGCCGGGCCTGGCCCGGCCGCCGCGACGCTCGCCCTCGGCCATTCCCCTCTCGGTTGCTCTCCGGCGCGGGGCGGAGGACGCCGAGGGGTGCTCCCTAGGCGGCGGCGGTCCGGCGTGGTGGCGGGGATTCCTGGCGCGGTGCGGGTGATCGGCTGGACGGCGGCGTCGCTgttggcggcggggtggcgcggccaggcggcgcccgctcggcccagatctgggcccttcgggccccatctgggtttGGGCGGGCCGACGGTGGGGCGGGTCGGCGGCGTGGCTTCCAGGAGGCGGGGGAGCGGCGATGGGCGTTGGGTGCTGGCGCCGCCCTGCTGCAGCGTGGCCGGCGGGGCTTAGTGGGCTCGATTCGGGCCTGGCCGGGCCAAGGGTGGCCCGGTATGCCCTGCTGTTGCGTCCGGACGGcgaccgcgacggtgccggaggcacGAGCCTCCTGCACGACGGTggaggaggtggttccctcccgcgcGGCTACGACGCTGCTGCTCCCGTCGACCAACGCCTCCTCTCCTCGtctcttggcctcgtggtggtgatctcagtgaggcggcgtgggtggcgtTGCCACCGCGGTGGCGCGTGGGTGGGCGGCGAGCTGGCTGGTTGGCTCCGATCCGGTTGTGCGGTGGGTTTGGAGttgggagaaatccttgccgggTCTTCCGGCTCCAATGCGGTGACGCCTGCGGGTGCCATCATTCCTCCCTGGAGGGTGTCGGTGGTCTTCATTCCCTCTACCCTCCgcgtgccgggggaaaccctaggacacgtccgggcagcagcgtcgtcggcgtcgcattccttcctggaggtgctgcttggtacgcggaGGATCGGAGCCTAGGATCGTAGTGGGTGGATTTCGGAGGGCGCAGCGGTAGTGGGTCATCcgcgctttgtcgagctgccggtgtttgcattgtttcttcttctttttctttggcttGTTGTGCTGCTCGCCACAGTGTTTTCTCTGTGATCGGTGTtggtgctttggaatacaaagcggggggaaacccttttccggTAAACATCCGCCCAGCACGGTCCAAACAATTTATTTCATCTAACCCCAACCTGGATGCATATTAGATGCAAATTTAGCTCGTTTGATTGGCTGGGCTGTATGAATATCTTGCCTTGCATCAATCTCAAAGCAGTTTCGAATCAGACTCAGTAGGAACGGCCGAATTAACCATTTTCTCAGAGCCAGATCTGTGCGAGCCGCGTGTGCTAGTTCCCACGCCTGAGGAAGATCGAAAGACTGATGTGACGTTTCATAACCCTCTGCGTTCTCTTCCCTCACCGCCCACCCTCGGTTTCACACACACTCTTTACTCTGTCATCGCTCTCTTGGTTTCTCCCATGGCCAACCCTCGagcccgcctccctctcccctactcCAACCCCAACACAAATGGTGGGTCCACTACATGACCAGGTCATGCGGCAACCTTTTGGCCGCAACCTGGTCGCCGTCCCCTTCTCTTTTCGGTGGACGCGGTTCGCAGCCATTAACTCGCTTGTCGTGACGAGGAGTGTGGTAGCGGCGTCATCAAATGCCGCTGACATTGGCCGGGTCCTTGTCATCGCCAGCCGGTCTCTCCTACCCGCCTGGCTTCGGTCCACCTCCATCGACAGGATCTGTTCGTCCacgtgttgggaaatgtagtagaaaacaaaaaacatCGTCCTACGATCAAGATCCTggatcactatgaagatgcatacaagGTTAGATTGGATCGTTACCAACTTCGACTTGTAGGGAAAGAAGAGTTGGTGTAGATCATCGACGAAGTCCCTCGAACCGTTCATGAACGATCCCTCAAACTAAAGACCGAAAGAACAATCTCTCTATGGATTGCACGCGCCGAGCTTCACGATTCGGCAGTGCTTCGTCGTTCAGAGCTTCGCGTCGCCGGAGAACTAGAGGGAGAAGTGAACCTCGTCGGGCTTCTCTATTATGTGGGATAGAGAAAACTAGAACTAGATCTAGTCTAGATCAAACTAGAAAAGAACTAGAACAAGGGAGAACTGAAGAGGGAGAGCTGGAGGCAAAGggacttgtgtctctagggggagGCTCCCTCACATATATATAGGCAGAGGAGGGGTGGCTGACTTGGGGAGGCTCCTACCCTTGGTGCACCTATGATGTGGAGCAttctatggacatcaccatgtcaagagcacCTTTGCCAAGAGACACGTTGTAAcagcccgagaccgacgctccagaggccttccatgtttttcgtgaTAACTGCGTTAATTATTattttgttgcattcatcatcgcatcattcacattgcatcagcactccgttgccgtcattttttcaaaacttgcatctgtttgTAGTTGTCGCTTCCTTCTTGTCTCTATTGGCCTTCCTCAGATTAACCGGACTGctctcttctctcttttccctAAGCCCAACAAAACCCCCCTTGTCTCAGTAGCCTTTTGTCAGACCCATTTGTCTTCGTTTTCCCTCGTCTCATGTCCATCCTCTCGGCTCAGTTCACaaaccccctcgcgcgcgtccgaaaattgccCCGAACCCGAACTGCTCAGTCGCCACCGATGGATGAGGATCAACCCCAAACATCTTCGGTTTATTTATTGGACTTCCCTCGCCTATTTATCTCGCCCGCCGTATCTAAATCGAAGGTTTCTTTTAGCCCCTAAACTAGCCACCCTACGTATATATAGCAGACAACCCTAGAATTTTGGAGGATGtctgttagggcatatttctctcttagtggttttggtgattgatgacaatgcctttgtggactaatcatgtgcattgagcatttcagataatcTATAatatggcacaagacgattcgAGCTCCTCGGAGTTCTAAAAGTGAAGACGGttattgttggggatatagcttcgaggtatgacccgcccaggagggtccGGGTTATACCATTGGCGGCTTAACATGAAGGAGGCCCAGGGAGAAATAAGAAGACGACGGCTCTTGGAGACATGCCTGCTAAAGGCCCGGGACCGGGGCTGTGAATCGCCGTTGGAAGACTTGGTTTATATGGCATGACTGgttagaaaccgagccggtcacgttgtgtgagccggccgggactctgtaagcctccGGGTCtctacctgtgtatataaaggtgagacctggCGGTGGGTGAACTCAAGGAACAagcaatcgagaactaggtcaagcgtattcgctcccttgtaatcgagaatcaagcaatacaactagaagcggGACGTAGGCTCTTACCTCAttgtgaggggccaaacctgggtaaactctctgtgtcctttgtcccgttcaaccccttcgagctaacctagttgcgatggatccacacctaagtcttttcactaggacatctgccgtgacaagaccacaacagttggcgcccaccgtggggccagagcatggtggtttcgagttcttgaagggcagcttctcagGGATCAGGGGATACGccgtgggtcggatgaccaagagtcgtcggggcaagCACCACATCGATGACGctggatggggtcccgaggctggctcaatcgagtacgggtgccgggttcccttcggtggaattcacgtcttcatcggaaaGATTGGAGAgttgggcctgagccggacatctgcaccgacacgACACGGCTCAGCGCGCGTGACCGGCCAAGATCCAACCCGCCAGGAAGCGTGCTTTTGTTGGCTTTATTCATGGGGCGGATCTTGAGGAAGGTTCAATGTCAGGTGGAGAGACAGCCATctactcaggtgatgagtcctcaaccggtGAAATCGAATCGATCTATCAATTGCAAGAtgtcgggcttgggggctgttccgatggcaacagtattccggactcctATAAGCCACTGAGCAGGGCGGCTATTTTCTTGGCTGGTACGCAACAGATGTTGAATTCATCAACTGCAGCGGCTATGACCTCTAGTTCAACAGCTGCTGCGACGGCTAGTGCGAGTGCTTCTGCACGTTCACCGGCTCAGGTCTTATCTGAACTCCTAGATGCTCTGGCAACTCTTTTAGCTGCAGAGGTGACTCCCGCGACTCAAGCACAACATAAAGTGGAAGTTGCAAAACTGCGGGATGAGGTAGCTCAGGTTCGAGAGGAGCTTAATgctgagaatgccaggatggcAACGGAGCAAGCTGCATTAGAAGCCGAGTCGCAACGGATTCAAGTAGAAACTTTCCGGTTAAATCTTGACCAGAATGCCTCAAACACCGTTATGCGAAGAAGGCACCACAATCGTCTACCCCTGGAGTTTGAGGCAAGGAATCTTTTAAACACGCCTGGGGCAGGAACGAGCAACCCTCCCGGCGTGACCCGGGCTGCAGAGGCATCCGtggccagggcggcggctcaaCCGCATGTTGCAGACCCGCCTCGTTTGAATTTAAACCCGCCTCAGCAGGTGtcaacaccgccgggtcattattctaaccccctggataacatgattgctgtggcatcacggctggcggctctcccagtagaAGCCGAGTCTCCCGCGGTGGTCGAAGCCCGGAAGGAtgtggagcttcttcagacagccgtagctcagcaggcggcttactcATACAGCCGTGAGCGAATTCATTCAACTCCCCGTCAGAGTCGAAGTTATAACCGACACATTGAGTTGCCGGCGGTTTCCAGCAGCGAGCGGCGCTGTGACCTGCCCGTGGGCATAACCCGCCGTGTGATGATAACAATGTTCATGCCCTATTGGATGAGGCTAGGGCACGTCAAGAGGCAGAGCTGGCGGCTCAGTTAGCGGCTGAACAACAGCTCCAGCGTAACCCTTTAGCGACTGTAGAAGCCAGGATGACTTCTAAGACAGTGGGGGTACCATGCCTAGCACCGGCTCTTCGCAATGAGCGGTtgcctaaagatttcaagggtcctcgaAAGGTGGCCAATTATATAGCTGATCAACCtcctgaggcttggattgagagctacgagatggctatggagatgttagatgtcaaTGACGCTGTGTGcaccaagtatttcaccatgatgttagatgggccaGCTCGAACCTGGTTGAAGGGATCGCCCCCCAATTCTATCaactcatgggcggagttgaaagcacgttttattcagaatttcaaagacacgtgcaaacaaCCTCTGTCGATCATCGACCTAGACGCTTGTGTCCAGCGCGAGGATGAGTCGGCCCACCATTGGGTCCAGGGGGTTTCTGCTATTATCCACTCATCGGATAGCATCAATGTCGGCTCTGCTGTCTTAATTCTGGAGAAGAATTGCTGTTTCACCCCTCTCAAGCAAAAGTTAGGGCGGCTCAAACG
Proteins encoded:
- the LOC123096989 gene encoding uncharacterized protein — its product is MPLLLFTLPTSHPSHLQVRSRRPPRPRTMGSAHSSHSSISTAADEGDDDPSTASASEPSAPPPPAQAPAPPASASKVLEQEPEVLPCRAADSPLSPQPSVTGTPRLLGPNIKVWDPCHVLLPPPSLHQHLPQQGRTEALLEVVIVSHGECAFAMRPDLVGGRWPAVALTARGERQARALSVFLRSRGSQLAAAWTSPLDRSRATAELVCRELDFPEEQIQVSDALTEMSHGQWEGCPKSEIYTPEMVNLMDSTQPDFSAPSGESLRQVQFRMMEFLNRTIIRLPEKVAMGDTQSQQNDAKGLSRQSSTNSVQDGPSWDLLYRLNRHSLQRKKSGKSRLQFVTSVDNDTEDEFSVKDINQRYHLHETSLGSSTTSIAIFSHAIPIRCLLAGLLDCNPVMSQRICIDDSSVTVLEHSLRTGWRIKRLNDTGHLRLL